The Heyndrickxia vini genome contains a region encoding:
- a CDS encoding MFS transporter: MKESNKLWTGQYVAIVLMAFLFFLCLQLLTAGFPAFITDIKNNPAQGGLMTTVFMVAAIITRPFIGYLIHRVNVKKMSIYSLAFVAITLAIAYNQQSVPLLLLLRVFHGIGFGIMTTILATLATNIIPKKRLGEGIGYYGLATSIGTSMAPMVALALLATLPFNFLLIISVVLAVLTFIFSFFIKPSKEEPTLTKAEPKHKLSFKESIFDKKAFVPSILCALFSITLGGVISFLRELGKEEHLGGSVSLFFLVVAIVMLAARPVSGRLYDTLGHKVIIYPAAICGIIGLFLLSITHSASTLLFAGFFYGVAYGMVTPTLQAIAVSLVTKEKQGTANAMYFSSMDLGMAIGSTGLGILAANKGFHFIYGFSIVCIVLLLIIYTFLFMKKKESEPETVTATSQSM, encoded by the coding sequence AAAAATAATCCGGCTCAAGGTGGGCTGATGACGACTGTTTTTATGGTAGCGGCAATTATTACGCGTCCGTTTATCGGTTATCTCATCCACCGTGTCAATGTGAAAAAAATGAGTATTTATTCACTTGCTTTCGTAGCCATTACACTCGCGATTGCTTACAATCAACAGTCCGTACCATTATTACTTTTATTAAGGGTATTTCATGGGATTGGATTTGGAATTATGACAACGATTTTAGCGACTTTAGCTACAAATATCATTCCGAAAAAGAGATTAGGTGAAGGAATCGGTTATTACGGATTAGCGACAAGTATTGGGACAAGTATGGCCCCTATGGTAGCACTTGCCTTATTAGCTACGTTGCCATTTAATTTTTTATTAATTATTTCAGTTGTTTTAGCAGTTCTTACTTTTATCTTCAGCTTTTTTATTAAACCTTCAAAAGAAGAACCAACTTTAACGAAGGCAGAACCGAAACATAAGCTTTCCTTTAAAGAATCTATTTTTGATAAAAAGGCGTTTGTTCCAAGTATTTTATGTGCACTTTTTTCAATTACGCTTGGAGGAGTCATTAGTTTTCTAAGAGAACTGGGTAAGGAGGAACACCTCGGGGGATCAGTTTCCCTTTTCTTTTTAGTGGTGGCCATTGTCATGTTAGCTGCAAGACCAGTTTCAGGAAGATTATATGATACGCTAGGACATAAAGTAATTATCTACCCCGCAGCAATTTGCGGAATCATTGGATTGTTTCTATTATCTATCACCCATAGTGCAAGTACTTTACTTTTTGCAGGGTTTTTCTATGGAGTGGCTTATGGAATGGTGACACCAACCTTACAAGCGATAGCGGTTAGTCTTGTTACTAAGGAAAAACAAGGAACTGCGAACGCAATGTATTTTTCCTCCATGGATCTTGGAATGGCTATCGGTTCAACAGGACTGGGCATCCTTGCTGCGAATAAGGGATTCCATTTCATCTATGGATTTTCAATTGTATGCATAGTTCTATTATTAATTATCTACACATTTCTTTTTATGAAAAAGAAAGAATCGGAACCAGAAACAGTAACAGCTACATCTCAAAGTATGTAA